CCCACCAGGTGCTCAAGGCCCGCCTCCTCGAATTCGTCCGCCAGCGCCTTGCCCGACAGGCCGAGGCCCGAGGCGCCCGTGCCGACGAACTCGATCGCTACCACCGGATGTTCGACCTCGACACCCTGACCATCGGCTTCGCCCGCCGCTTCGCCACCTACAAGCGGGCCACCCTGGTCATGAAGGACGCCGAGCGCCTGGCCGAGATCGTCAACGCCTCCGACCGCCCCGTGCAGATGATTTTCGCCGGTAAGGCCCACCCCGAGGACCGCTTCGGCAAGGAGTTCATCCAGCACATCGTCAAGATCAGCAACTCGGCCGAGTTCCGCGGCCGCCTTGCCTTCATCGAAGACTACGACATGAACGTCGCCCGGTTCCTCGTCCAGGGGGTCGACGTCTGGCTCAACAACCCGCGACGCCCCCAGGAGGCCAGCGGCACGTCCGGCCAGAAGGTCGCCATGAACGGCGGCCTGAACTGCTCGATCCTCGACGGCTGGTGGGCCGAAGGCTACGACGGCCGCAACGGCTTCGCCATCGGCTCGGGCCGCACCCACGCTGTTCCCTCCATCCAGGACGAACGCGACTACCTTGACCTGATCAACACCCTCGCCCATCAGGTCATTCCCCTTTACTACGACCGCGACCACGACGGCCTCCCCCGCCGCTGGATCGCCCGCGTGAAAGACAACCTCCGCACCCTCGGCTGGCGCTTCAACTCCGACCGCCAAGTCATGGACTACGCCCAGTTCGCCTACCTCCCCGCCGGCGGCGGCCAGCCCTGCGCCATGCCGAGCTTCTGACGTTCGACCTCGGAGTTCGTTCGGGATTAGGGTGGCTGGGGTCGTCTCGACCTCAGCAGACCGGTGTCGGGTGGCCCGGGTTCCGCGTCGCCGGCCCCGGGTGAGATGCTGAGCCTTGCGTTCCTGGGTTCCGCTGGCGCGGAACCCAGGCCACCCACCTCCAGGGTTCGACGCCGTTCGGGTGGCCCTCCTCGGGTGGCCCGGGTTCCGCGTCGTGGACCCCGGGTTTGGCCGCGCGGCACTCAACGCTGGACGCGGGGACCCACGGAATGATTGAATCAGCGATCAACGCGAGTGTTCTCGGAGGTGATCGGTTGCGAGTCGATCCCCGGGAACGGCAGCGTGGACGAAATGATGATCGTCCCTGGTCCTCGGGGGATGCGTGACGTCGATGGGCCCAATTCCGATGCCTGGCCGCGGCTCGGGGCCCCGGCGCCGGCGGATCAATCATCCTGGGGATGCCCACGAGCTGACCTTCTCGTGTTTCCGAGGGCTCCCGCTGCTGTCCAGGGACCGGACGCGAGGCTGGTTGATCGAGTCGATCGAGCAGGCGAGGCAATCCCTCCGGTTCGATGTGTGGGCTTATGTCATCATGCCGGAGCACGTCCATCTGATTGTCTGTCCGAGGGAACCGCGGTACGAGGTCTCCCGGATGCTCTGGCAGATCAAGCGGCCGGTGGCCCGGCAGGCGATCCACTTCCTCAAGATACATGCCCCAGGATGGATGGGACGGCTGGCGAAACGACGCCCGGACGGGTCGACGACGTTCCATTTCTGGCAACCCGGGGGCGGCTACGATCGGAACGTCACCGAGCAGACGACCCTCGCACAGATGATCGACTACGTCCACCTGAATCCCGTCCGCCGTGGGCTGGTCGATCGACCGGAGCGTTGGGAGTGGTCGAGCGCCCGATGGTATGCCGGGATCCGGCCGGTGCGGTTGGAAATGGACCCGACATTGCCTCGGACTTACGAATGAAGCAGGTGAAGCCGGCTTCAAGCACTCCGCGGGCCATTAGGAGCCTGAGGCCATCTCCGGCCGCCGGGCCATCCTGCCCGGGTTCCGCTGTTGCGTCGGGTGGCCCGGGTTCCGCTGTTGCGTCGGGTGGCCCGGGTTCCGCTGTTGCGTCGGGTGGCCCGGGTTCCGCTGTTGCGTCGGGTGGCCCGGGTTCCGCGCAGCGGACCCCGGGGTGAGAGGCCGGGGCTTCCCTTCCCGGGGTCCGCATTCGCGGAACCCGGGCCACCCGGCCGTGAGCCCCCGCCCCGGAAGGCGGGGGGCGGGGGTCACACCGAAATAAGAAGCAGCCAACACACACCCGCGGCAAGGCTGAGCAGCCCGAAGAGGATGGTCAGGATCCCGTTGACCAGGCCGCAGATCGCCCACGCGTCGCGCAGGCGGGCGAAAGCAGCCAGGGCCACCGCGGTGCCCCCCGCGCATAGCCCCACGAAGCCGGACCCGAAGAAACCGGTGAACAGGATCAACTCGGAGTTGAAAAGGTGCGCGAACGGGTACGAAAGAGCGGTCCAGAGGGCGGTGACCGTGAACGCCACGATGCCGACGATCCCGCTCGCCTTGCCCGATCGGCGGGCCTGAATGGGCCGGGTGGAAACCCTCATCTCGCCCGTTCCCGAAACGGCCGGTCCGGCCTCGCCGTCCTCGGGCAGGTAGGCCTCGGGAGGGTCGAGGCGGCCGAGCACGGCGAGCACCTCGTCCCGGCCGATCCCGTCGGCGGACTGGCCGGCGAGCTGGTCGAAGATCTGGGCCTCCACCTCCCGGGCGATCGCCAGGCGGTCGGCGCGGGGGACCCGGCCCACGAGCATCCGGTCGATCGTGTCCAGCCGGGCGTCGATCAGGTTTTGCAGCGAGGCGTCGAGCGTCAGCGGTCCCGCGTCTTCGAGCGTCAGCGGTCCCGCGTCTTCGAGCGTCATCATTCAGGGTTCCTTCCCCCCCGATTCCAGGAGGAGGTTGAGGGACTCGGTCAGCGATCGCCAGGAGTCCGCCATCCGTCCGAGCCGGCCTCGGCCGTCGTCCGTCAGGCGGTAGTAGCGCCGGGGGGGGCCGGCAGGAGACGGCTCGACCCGGACCGCGAGCATCCCCTCGCGGGCGAGCCGCGTCAGGGCCGGATAGACCGTGCTCTCGGTCAGCGCCAGGCCCGGCAAGCTCCCGAGCTGCTCGACCACGCGATACCCGTAGGTCTCCCCCCGGGCCGCCGCCGCCAGCACGGCCAGCTCCACCAACCCTCGCCGAACCTGCGTCTCCCACCGATCCATCCCCATCCCCTCCCTGATCGCTACTACGCACCACAGAGTACCGGTGCCGACCGTCCTGTCAAGGCCCGACCGTGGGAAACCGCGTCGGGTGGCCCGGGTTCCGCGCAAGCGGACCCCGGGTGAACCCTGGGCTTTGCGTTCCCGGGGTCCGCTGCTCGGAACCCGGACCACCCCCGCCCCAGAGCCGAGGATCACAAATGCCTTCCCGTCCCGATCGCCCTGCCCCCGCGAACCCGTTTGAGGCCCCCGAGACGCCAATCCGGGCCGATCGCTCGCAATCGCGCTGGCGATGGCCCGGCCCGCTCGGCTGCTTCACCTTCATCTGGGTGGGCCTGGCCGTGGGAATCCTGGCCACGATCGATGGCAACCTCGGCAAGGAAGATTCCGCGATCTACGGCTTCCCCTTCCCCTATCGCTCTGTGCCTCGCGTGATGGCCCCGCCGGGAAGCCCTCCCGCGTGGTTCTCCCCCGGCATTCTGACCGTCGACCTGGCGATCATCGCGGCGATGCTTGGCGCATCCGTCGCCGTCGCGCAACGACTCTCCGATCGCCTCGGCCTGCCTCCTCGCTTCTCGATCGGTTCGCTCTGCGGACTGATTGCCGCGGTGGCCCTCATCCTGGCGAGCCTCCGCTTCGCGCTCATTCTGGCCTGGCTGATCCTGACTGCCGGGCTCGTCTTCGGCGTCCTTAGCCCCTTCCTCTGGCTGGCCCTCAGGATTCGAGACGCCGGCCAACGCACCGAGCCCCCCTCAATCTCAGGCGAAACGCCCATTTTCCGTGACTGACACTCCCCGATTTCCCGATCATCTTATCGAGGAACTGCCGATTCCCGGACCTCGTTCACGGCTGATTTGGCATTGCGTGGTTGAATGATTTTGTGGGCTTCGAAGGCTCAGCTCGATCGAACGACACCAACCCTTCTAAATCTCCTCTTGAATTCCCGAAACGAACGGCTCTTGTCAACGTAACCTCTTGCAATGAAACCGTCTTCGCATTTCATCCCTGGCGCACCGAACCGCGCACGCCCCGCGCACCGGGCAGCGCACCCGGTGCGTCCGTCCCTGCGAACCTCAACGCCCCGGACTCTGGCTATCCAGCGACCGCCCCGCCACGAACACTTCCCGAAACGAACGCTCGATTTTTTCGCAACGTCTATTCCTGAAATGGTTTCCGTGTATGTCGTTCCGCGCACCAGCCCGCGCAATGGGCGGCGCACCGACGCAAGCCTCGCGGCAACTCACCGTCCCGCCTTGGACACGCGATCCGACAACCTCCAACCGTCGACCCCCCCTCACGGCTCGCGGGTCCCGATTCCCGAAACGAACGATCGAATCGAGCGTAAGTCCCTTTTCATCAACCATTTCCGCGATGACCCCTCAGCGCACCGACAGGCGCACCGAGCCGCGCACCCGGCGCATCGAGAGACCGCCTCGTTGGCTCAGCAGTCCCGAGGAAGGGGAGCCCGGACGATCGAGGAGGCCTCCGAGCGTCTCTGGACGGACACCGAGGCGGGCTTGCCTTCCCTCGCGACGTCACCCATCCAGGAATTTCCCGGGCAAGGGGGTCGCTCCCTAACCCGATCGGCCGTTATACTCGTTGGCGGCGATGTTCGGGGAATCGTGTGTGCAGGGATGCGATCCGGAAGTCTTCGCCGTCCGATTCTCGCTTCGATCGCGTCAGGTCTCGATTCCATGATCGGCCAGCGGCTTGGCTCGTTTCAGCTCGAAAGCAAGATTGGTGCCGGGGCGATGGGGGAGGTCTTCAAGGCCACCCGTCACCTCAAGGATGGCCGCACGCGCACCGCAGCGGTGAAGATCATCTCGGCCGAGTATCTTGCGCGCGACAATGCGCTGAAGCGGTTTCAGCGCGAGTCGGAGCTGCTGGCCCAGTTGCGCCACCCGAACATCGTCCGCTACTACGCCCACGGCAAGGCCCAGGGCATCTATTACTACGCGATGGAGTTCGTCGAAGGAGAGCCGCTCGATTCGGTCATCGAGCGTCGCGGCTTTCTGCCCTGGGAGGAGGTGGTCGAGCTGGGCATTCAGCTCTGCCAGGCGCTCCAGTTCGCCCACGAGCATCAGGTCGTGCACCGCGACCTCAAGCCCTCGAACCTGATGCTGACGAAGGACGGCCAGCTCAAGCTGACCGACTTTGGCATCGCCAAGGATCTCGACGCGACGACCGACCTGACCAAGACTGGCCGCACCCTCGGCACCGTCGCCTACATGGCCCCTGAGCAGATCCACGGCAAGATCCCGATCAGCCACTTCACCGACCTCTACGCCCTCGGCTGCCTGCTATACCAAATGCTGACGGGCCAGACCCCGTTCGTGGGCAACTCCCCCGTCGTCCTGATGCAGGCCCACCTCAACACGCCTCCCCCCCGGCCGAGTGAGAAAAACCCGGACATTCCCCGAGCCCTCGACGACCTGGTCGTCCGCCTCATGGCGAAGACCCCCAGCGATCGGGCCTGGGACGCCGCGCAGGTGGCCTATCAGCTCGAAGAACTCCGGGAACGGCATCGGCGCGGCGATCGGGTTGAGATGGCCTTCGATCGCGCCCGGGCCAAGGTCGCCAACGCGGGAGGAACCGTCCTACTCTCACACAACGGCGACTCGTCCGCTTCGGCCCCCGCCGCAAGCGACTCCCGCTCCCGCACCTCGTCGAAATCGAAGTCAACGTCGAAGGCCAAAGCCAGGGCCCGGGCTAGGGTCGCCGCCGAAGACGTGGATCCGGACCTCCGACGACGGCGACGGCTCGAAACCGGAGGGCTCGCCCTCGCCCTCGTCGCCCTGATCGGACTGGTCACCTATCTGATGTGGCCACCGAGCATGGAGACGCTCTACGCCCGAGCCGAAACCTTGATGCAGTCCGACAGCCGCCCCGACTGGAAACGTGCCTTCAGCGAGGCGGTCGAACCGATCGAGCGGCGCTTCCCCGACCACCCCTACGGCGAGCAGTTCGCCGAATGGCGCGACCGCATTGCACTGGACGAGGCCGAGGGCCGCGCCGTCCAGCTGGCAAGCCCAACCCCCCTGGGCCGACCCCGAGAGAATCGCCCGGTCGAGGCCCTGTACAAGACGGTCCTGTCGGACATCGTTCCGTTCGAACGCCTGCAACAGCACGCCCTGATCGCCACCCAGTGGCAGCGGTTTACCCAGGAACTCGCCCGCCGCAACGATCCCGAGGAGCGGGGTTGGCTCTTGCTCGGCCAGCAACGCTGGCAAGAGCAGATGGAGTCGCTGCGCGAACAGAAACAGATTGCCTTGAATTTGTATCAGCAGGCTCTGATCAACGAGCGTAACGGTTTATCGGAACCCGCGCTCGCACAGCTTCATCAATTGATCACATCGTATGCGACGCCGGCTCAGGGGGATCGCGAGTTCCTCCAGCTCATCGCCAACGCCCAGGCGGTGCTCGACCGCCTTGAGGAGCCGACCGCCGACGCGCAGGTTCCCATCGTGGCTCCTTCCGAGCCCCCGATCGATCCGGAATCTCGCCCCGAGCCCACCTCGGAGGCCCCGGATTTGCCGGTCTCGTCCGACGTTCCCGCTCCCACCCCGGAGGGCCGCGACCCGGATCGCAGCGGCCCGACCGAGCGTCCCGGAGACGGTGCCGACGGGCCTTGAATGATCCAATTCCGAGAAAGTCTCGAAAACTTCGCCTCAGACTCGATTGACGGGTCGGGGGTCCTTGGATACGATTCAACTCGCATATCGCGAGGTTGAAGGAACGCCCCTTCCGCTCTACCCGGACGTTCCGCTCCTGGCCTTCTCCTGGCCACACCACGGCAACGAGGATGACATGCCCCAGTCCCGCGTTCGTTTCATCGGCAGCCGCGAGCTGCACCGAGACCTCCCGAAGGTCCTCGAATCCCTCGAAGACAACGACAACCGCTATGTCCTGACGATCCACAGCAAGCCCAAGGCGGTCATCATCGGAGCCGAGGCGTTCCTCGAACTGCTCCGCTGTCAGACCCCTTCGGATCGCCTGCTCGCCCTTCAGCTGGGCGCCCTGGTTCAAGGACTCGGCAAGGGAGACTCGGACGACGAGACGCCCGAAGGTGAGACGGTGGTCGAGCCCGAAGCCGAACTGGTTTCCGTCTAATGTCGTCGCCTGCGATTGCGGTCGACCCGCGGCGTGGCTTCGGCCACGCCCGGCCCGACCGCCGCGCCCCCCGAGCCCTCCACGAGGTGGCATCCGCCTCCTAAGTGCTGACCCGGGGCTCGGCCCTCCTCCCTCCTCCCTTTGCTCGCTCGGTGGCCCGTCACCCTGCGCCATCGGATTGCCTCGCCAAACCCTTGCGATCCTGCCCCACCGCGACGACCCGACCTCCGCTCCGCGAGCTTTCCGAAGCTGACCGCGTCGCCAAGCCGATACCGGGTACGATGGAACTGGACGGACGTCCTTGCGACACGTCCGTGCGCCTGGCCGGAACCCGGATTTTTCGGTACACTCTTGTGTGTTCGTCGGTACAGTATTTCTTGCTGCCGATGATTCGCCGATCGGTCCGTTGCCCTCCTTCCGACCGAGCCGAGCGACCGCCCGTCCGGCCCCCCCCCGACGTCCGAGACCGCGATCCGCCCGAGGAGAGCGAGATGCCCAGCGCCCCGCCCTTCGTCCACCTGCACTGCCACAGCCACTACAGTCTGCTCGACGGCGGCTCTCGCCTGCCCGAGCTGACCCGCCGGGCCAAGGCCCTGGGGATGGAGTCGCTGGCCCTGACCGACCACGGCAACCTGTACGGGGCGGTCGAGTTCCTCCGCGAGTCGAAGGCCGCCGGCATCAAGCCGATCGTCGGCATGGAGGCCTATGTCGCCCCCCGCCACCGGACTGACCGCAGTGCCGGCGGGGTCCAGAAGAAAAAGCACTACTTCCACCTGACCCTGCTCGCCCGCACCGGCGAGGGGTTCCGCAACCTGATCCGCCTCTCGTCGCTGGCCTTCCTCGAAGGGTACTACTACAAACCCCGGATCGACCACGAGATCCTCGAACGCCACGCCGAGGGAATCACCTGCCTGACCGGCTGCGTCTCCTCCGAGTACTCCGACCTGATCCTCAACGACCGGGTCGAGGAGGCCGAGAAGCTCGTTGCCTGGTATCAACGCATCTTCGGACCTGAACACGTCTTCGTCGAGATCCAGAACAACGGCTACCACGTCCAGGCCGAGCACCTGGAGCGCTCGGTCGATTTCGCCCGCCGCAGGGGCTTCCCGCTGGTCGCCACGAGCGACGCTCACTACCTGACCCGGGAGGACGCCGAGTCGCACGACGTCTTGCTCTGCGTCAGCTCGGGCAAGACCTTCGACGACCCGACCCGCCTGAAATTCGACTCGCAGGAGTACTTCGTCCGCTCCCCCGAGGAGATGAGCGCGGCGATGCCAGGGCTCGACGAGGCGCTGACCCTGACACAGCGGATCGCCGAGTCGGTCGAGCCGAACTATGAGAGCTTCGGCCTCGGCAAGCGCTGCTTCCCCGCCTTCGACCCTCCCCAGGGGAAGACCCCTGACCAGTACCTCCGCGAGGTCTGCGAGGCGGGCCTTCGCGAGCGCTTCGGCGACCCGATCCCGCCCGAGGCGCAGGAACGGCTCGACCACGAGCTCGGGATCATCGCCCGGATGGGCTTCTCGGCCTACTTCCTGATCGTCTGGGACTTCGTCCGCTACGCCCACGAGCAGGGGATTCCCACCACCGCTCGAGGCTCGGCCTGCGGGGCGTTGGTGGCGTATGCCCTGAGGCTGAGTCATGTCGATCCCTTGACGTATGACCTGCTCTTCGAGCGATTTCTCGACCCGAATCGATCGGAGGCGCCTGATATCGACATCGACCTCTGCCAGGAGCGGCGCTACGAGGTCATCGAGTACGTCCGCAAGAAGTACGGCGGCGACAACGTGGCGCAGATCGGCACCTTCGGCACGCTCAAGGCCAAGGCGGCGATGACCGACGTGGGCCGGGCCCTTGGGATTCCCCTCGCGAAGGTCGAGACGGTCAAGAAGCTGGTGCCGAACGTCCTGAACATCACGCTCGACGAGGCCTTGAAGAAGGAGCCTGCCCTGCGGGCCGAGGCGGATCGCGACCCCGACATCGGCCGGATGATCGAGTTCTCCCGACGGCTCGAAGGCACGGTGCGCAACGTCGGCACGCACGCGGCGGGCGTGGTGATCGCCGACCGCCCCCTGCGCGACCTCTGCCCCTTGCAGAAGATCCCGAACAAGGACAAGAGCAAGGAAGTCGTCTCGACCCAGTGGGACATGGGGGACGTCGAGAAGGCGGGGCTGTTGAAGGTCGACTTCCTCGGACTGCGGAACCTGACGAGCCTGGCCGCCGCCGTGACGATGATCAACGAGCGGCACCCGGACAACCCGGTTGACCTCGACGCCCTGCCGCTGGACGACCCCGAGACGTTCGCCCTGTTGCAGCGAGGTGAGACGAAGGGGGTCTTCCAGCTCGAATCGGCCGGCATTCGCGACCTCTTGATCAAGATGAAGCCCGACCGCTTCGCGGACATCATCGCCACGAACGCCCTGTATCGTCCCGGCCCGCTCAACGGCGGCATGGTCGATAGCTACGTCAACCGGAAGCACGGCCGGGAGGCGGCCGACTATCCGCACCCGGTCATGAAGGACGTCC
This genomic interval from Tautonia rosea contains the following:
- the dnaE gene encoding DNA polymerase III subunit alpha, which translates into the protein MPSAPPFVHLHCHSHYSLLDGGSRLPELTRRAKALGMESLALTDHGNLYGAVEFLRESKAAGIKPIVGMEAYVAPRHRTDRSAGGVQKKKHYFHLTLLARTGEGFRNLIRLSSLAFLEGYYYKPRIDHEILERHAEGITCLTGCVSSEYSDLILNDRVEEAEKLVAWYQRIFGPEHVFVEIQNNGYHVQAEHLERSVDFARRRGFPLVATSDAHYLTREDAESHDVLLCVSSGKTFDDPTRLKFDSQEYFVRSPEEMSAAMPGLDEALTLTQRIAESVEPNYESFGLGKRCFPAFDPPQGKTPDQYLREVCEAGLRERFGDPIPPEAQERLDHELGIIARMGFSAYFLIVWDFVRYAHEQGIPTTARGSACGALVAYALRLSHVDPLTYDLLFERFLDPNRSEAPDIDIDLCQERRYEVIEYVRKKYGGDNVAQIGTFGTLKAKAAMTDVGRALGIPLAKVETVKKLVPNVLNITLDEALKKEPALRAEADRDPDIGRMIEFSRRLEGTVRNVGTHAAGVVIADRPLRDLCPLQKIPNKDKSKEVVSTQWDMGDVEKAGLLKVDFLGLRNLTSLAAAVTMINERHPDNPVDLDALPLDDPETFALLQRGETKGVFQLESAGIRDLLIKMKPDRFADIIATNALYRPGPLNGGMVDSYVNRKHGREAADYPHPVMKDVLEETYGIMVYQEQVMRILNRLGGIELSKAYATIKAISKKKTDVIAAGREAFMLGAVERGLDKAKAKEIFDLIEFFGGYGFNKSHSTAYALVAYQTAYLKTHYPTEYMAAVLTSEMDGSEREKFFVEHIDDCRRMGLAVLPPNVNEGVVGFRPADQEKTIHFGLGSIKGVGFKAVETIVEARVTGGPFTSLDDFCERVPSKDVGQGVTEILIKAGAFDTLGARRSQLLAVLPRAVQGGQARQEDRKRGQKSLFDAFDAAVAVAEPETIVTSLPDVPEMSDAERLAEEKKVLGFYMSSHPLARHEALIEAFRTHTVAQLAELPDKVEVVLGGILAGVKPRNVQKSRSGLTRMAKLSVEDLTGSTPAMLWPEEYAKQQDLVRDDLICFVRGQLSRQREPAELIVSRIIPIERAGAELCRGLVVRLNKGAHGDQELDRLGRVLGQYQGNLEVYFEVFGLPNAHRAIFRAGASWRVRHDDALIAALESTVGAGNVFLLGHRGAAAPPSMG
- a CDS encoding REP-associated tyrosine transposase; translated protein: MGPIPMPGRGSGPRRRRINHPGDAHELTFSCFRGLPLLSRDRTRGWLIESIEQARQSLRFDVWAYVIMPEHVHLIVCPREPRYEVSRMLWQIKRPVARQAIHFLKIHAPGWMGRLAKRRPDGSTTFHFWQPGGGYDRNVTEQTTLAQMIDYVHLNPVRRGLVDRPERWEWSSARWYAGIRPVRLEMDPTLPRTYE
- a CDS encoding type II toxin-antitoxin system prevent-host-death family antitoxin, translating into MPQSRVRFIGSRELHRDLPKVLESLEDNDNRYVLTIHSKPKAVIIGAEAFLELLRCQTPSDRLLALQLGALVQGLGKGDSDDETPEGETVVEPEAELVSV
- a CDS encoding PadR family transcriptional regulator, with translation MDRWETQVRRGLVELAVLAAAARGETYGYRVVEQLGSLPGLALTESTVYPALTRLAREGMLAVRVEPSPAGPPRRYYRLTDDGRGRLGRMADSWRSLTESLNLLLESGGKEP
- a CDS encoding serine/threonine-protein kinase, with the translated sequence MIGQRLGSFQLESKIGAGAMGEVFKATRHLKDGRTRTAAVKIISAEYLARDNALKRFQRESELLAQLRHPNIVRYYAHGKAQGIYYYAMEFVEGEPLDSVIERRGFLPWEEVVELGIQLCQALQFAHEHQVVHRDLKPSNLMLTKDGQLKLTDFGIAKDLDATTDLTKTGRTLGTVAYMAPEQIHGKIPISHFTDLYALGCLLYQMLTGQTPFVGNSPVVLMQAHLNTPPPRPSEKNPDIPRALDDLVVRLMAKTPSDRAWDAAQVAYQLEELRERHRRGDRVEMAFDRARAKVANAGGTVLLSHNGDSSASAPAASDSRSRTSSKSKSTSKAKARARARVAAEDVDPDLRRRRRLETGGLALALVALIGLVTYLMWPPSMETLYARAETLMQSDSRPDWKRAFSEAVEPIERRFPDHPYGEQFAEWRDRIALDEAEGRAVQLASPTPLGRPRENRPVEALYKTVLSDIVPFERLQQHALIATQWQRFTQELARRNDPEERGWLLLGQQRWQEQMESLREQKQIALNLYQQALINERNGLSEPALAQLHQLITSYATPAQGDREFLQLIANAQAVLDRLEEPTADAQVPIVAPSEPPIDPESRPEPTSEAPDLPVSSDVPAPTPEGRDPDRSGPTERPGDGADGP